A stretch of DNA from Nitrososphaerota archaeon:
CCGAGCCGCGAACTCGTCGGTAGTCACCCCTATCAGGACGCACTCCCCCGACTCGAAGGCTTTGGAGATCAGCGCCCGGTGACCTTTGTGAAGACGGTCAAATGTTCCACCCAGAGTCGACGTTCGACACCGCCTCTTCAACAGCCGGATCCCCTTCCTCCGGCCTTCTACATGTCGTTAATAGTTAATATAACATAGCGGCGAAGCTTGTTGTGAACAGCTCTTGTCGATAAACCCGGATTTAGTGAAAGCTGGGCGTATTGCTTCTGAAACCCGCGAGATGATCGCCAACTCCGACATCATCGGCCGCACATTTACAGAGATCTGCGACATTGTGGAGAACAACATTAGGCGTCTCGGCGCCGAACCCTCATTCCCATGCAACGTCTCGATAAACGAGGTGGCTGCTCACTGCACCGCCCCCTACGGTGGAGCTGAAGACACAGTTATCCGGGAAGGGGATCTGGTCACAATAGATCTGGGAGCTCACATCAACGGCTACCTCACCGACACAGCCACAACAGTCTCAGCTAACCCGGAGTACGACTCAATTATTCAGGCGACTAGAGACACCCTTGACGCAGCGCTTCGCATCGTGAAGATAGGCACCCCTGCAGGAGATATCGGAAGAGTCATCTCAGAATCCGCTGAACAATGGGGCTTCCGGCCGATCACAAACCTGACAGGCCACTCGATGGAGCAGTACCAGGTTCACTCAGGAACCTCTATCCCGAACACCTGGACACCGGGGCTGCCGCGGCTCAAAGCTAACACAATATATGCGGTTGAACCGTTCCTAACCTTCAGCGACGGCGCAGGCTTGGTTGTGGAAGGAGGTGCACCACGGATATTCGGCCTAGTCTCCCGGAGAGTCACCGGTAAGAAAAGGCTTGACGAGCTTGTCGAGGAGGTGTGGCGGACACGCCGAACACTTCCATTCACACCCAGATGGTACTCCCACCTTTTCGACAAAGAAGAAGTGAAGGACATGATTAAAGACTTGGTTAAACGCGGCGTCTTACGCGGCTACCCGATTCTAGTCGAGAGAACCGGTAGGCCTGTTGCGCAGTTCGAACATACGTTCGTGCCGACTGAGACTGGCGCTGTAGTGATCACAGGCTAGATAGCTAACATCTAACCTGATGACTGGCTTGATCTCTGACCTGATGGTTAACCGTTTAACTGATCTGTTAGGCTAGGCTTACTGCTTTGTGCTTTCTGCGAAGATCATTTCGATTTTTGTCTGCGCGTTC
This window harbors:
- the map gene encoding type II methionyl aminopeptidase → MSINPDLVKAGRIASETREMIANSDIIGRTFTEICDIVENNIRRLGAEPSFPCNVSINEVAAHCTAPYGGAEDTVIREGDLVTIDLGAHINGYLTDTATTVSANPEYDSIIQATRDTLDAALRIVKIGTPAGDIGRVISESAEQWGFRPITNLTGHSMEQYQVHSGTSIPNTWTPGLPRLKANTIYAVEPFLTFSDGAGLVVEGGAPRIFGLVSRRVTGKKRLDELVEEVWRTRRTLPFTPRWYSHLFDKEEVKDMIKDLVKRGVLRGYPILVERTGRPVAQFEHTFVPTETGAVVITG